The Planctomycetaceae bacterium genomic sequence GCGTTGGCCGCGATTCGGGCCAGCACGATTTCACTCTGATTCACCGCCTGTCCGGCTCCGTCCAGCAGCGGCTGACGATAGCTGAGTTCCAGTCGCGCGGTCGCCTGATGCGGCGGTACAAAGAACTGCGAGTTCTGTGTTTCGTGACCCAGTTTCTGAGCCACCGAAAACTCACCGCCCTGCAGGTTCTTCTGGCGGATGCCGGCGGCGAAGTTGAATTTCTCGTCAAGCAGCCGTGTCTGGCCGTTCGGTCCCAGCGTCAGCGTATTGCCGACCGGATCGTTCAGGTTGCTGTACACGCCGCTCAGAAATGTCGACCAGTCGAAGTTGGCGACTTCCTGTCCGATAACGCGATACAGCACTTCCGGTTCAGCCTTGATCGCCAGCACCTGCGGCGAATACAGCAGCGCATCCTGCAGCAGCATGGACATGTCGACGGGCAGCGTTGACGAAGTCAGCCCCGTTCCGGACCGCACGGCGTTGTCCCACCACGGCGAATACGTCGCGGGAACCTGCGGCACCGTTGGGATGGCAACCGACGTCACGGCCGAATCGCCCGCCGCGTCGGCTCGCTGCGTGTAGGGCGAAATCCACATCGCGGCATCGCTTTCCACGGTCGCTCGAAAACGAGACAGACCCGGGCCCGCCGTGAATACGGAGTGCCCATACGAAATCTGACTTGAAGCCGGCTGACGTCGAATCGGTCCCGGTGCCGACGATGCCTCGACGGCGGACGACGAAACCGACGACGGTGCAACCGGGTGTGAAATTGCACGCTGATGCAAAAGTGGCGGGGCGTAGCGACCCGAATACGTTGGCGAAAACTGCGGCGGCGGTTCCTGAAGTGTCGGCTGCTGTGACTGACCGCGGACTGCGGACGTCGTGGTCAGCACGGCCAATTGCGATGGATCTGACGACGCCGAAAAGAAATTCTCCGCACCGATCGACGGATCATCCGACGCCGGTGAAATCAGCGTCGTGGACGCCGGCGAATTCCAGGTAAATCCGTGACCCGTGAAACCGTGGCCGGTTGCACGGATGGGTGGTTGTGACGCTGTCGAACCGGTTCCGTTTTGAAACGTGGCCGTTCGAACATTGACCCCGCCGCTACCGGTTGTCTGATCGCGGCGCTGCGGTTGGCGTTGAACGGAAGCCGCAGTCTTGCCGCTGTAGAACGACGGAGCCTGAAGTTCCGCCCGAGGTGGTGCGTGGCCGAACTGAGGCGGCTGCAGTCGAATGAAGGAGGCATTGCCGGCAGCCTGGCCGATGTCGTCGACGGCGCGCAGATCGTCCGCAACAGCAAGCAGGACGAGCGTCGCGGCGAGGCACACGCTTCCCGCGGCAAGCAGCGCGCGCACGCCTGACGACTGCCGCATGTTCGTCAGCAATCCGTCGCGGAGTCGCGCGCGGGCTGTCGGCCGGCTGTCGCTGTCGCACGACAAACTGTTTGAACCGTCTCCCATGCCGCCCACATGAAGTTTCAAGGATACGTGATTCCGATCGGGGTGCGGTCCGGCGTCATCCCGCCAGACGCGACGCGCACAAATCGCGCAGATCGTTCCCATTCGGACATTCGTCACAATCGAACCGCAGGAACCAGAAAATCCGGCGCGGTGCGCTGAGGTCGCGGGCGCTTGCGGGTTTTTCCGACCGGAAGAACCCAGCCGCGCTGAGTGAAATCCCTCGCGCAGCGCGCCGACGGAGCGTCTCCGCCGCGGGTCTTCAATGGTCGCAACAGATCTGCCGATGGCGACGTGTTGCCGGATTACATCGTGTCGGAACCTTCGGAAATATCATCCGCGCTCGGACCGAAGGGTGAAATGAGTTCACAACGCGGACCGTGGCCTAGCTTTGAATCGTGGAAAACCGGTTTGCCTGCGCGCCCGGCGCACAGACGGTCCGGACCTTTCCCGCCGGCCAACTCAAAAACGGTCCTGCCACCAATGTGACCCTGATGACTCGTACGTTTCGCAACCTGCCCGGTCGCTGTCGACTTGCCGTCGATCAGTTGCTGCACGCGCTGCGAAGTGAGCCTGTGTGCCGCATCGGTGACTGGGGCACCGGAAGCGTCCAGATTCTGACGCTGGAACATCGCATCCTGATGAGCGCGTCACCAGCGGCTGTCGTGGCCGCCGACGCGATCCCGGCCGCGGGCGACGCGCAGGTCACCGATGCAGCGGGAATGGAGGAAGCTGTCTGGTCGGCGGAGTTCGGTTCCTTTGAACAGGACGCCGCGCTGCCAACGGACTTCGATTTCGCCGAAGAGACCGACGCAGTTCGCGGCGTGGAACTGGTAGTGATCGATCCGGCGACGGAAGACTACCAGCAGCTTGTCGCCGACCTGACGACTCAAACCGAGCGCGTGTTTGAAATCCTGATTCTGGATCCTCACAGCGACGGCATCGCCCAGATCACCGACGCCGTTTCGCGGCTAAGCGACATTTCCGCGATTCACATCGTGTCTCACGGCGAAGACGGCGAGATCTTGCTGGGCACCAGTGTGCTGAGCCGGCGGACATTCGATCGCTACGCGGCGGAGATCCTGACGTGGCAGAATTCGCTGACGTCCGACGCGGACGTGCTGATTTATGGCTGCGATCTGGCCGCCAGTGAATCGGGACGCGAACTCGCCGCGGTCCTGAATTCACTGACCGGCGCGGACATCGCAGCCAGCGACGACGACACCGGACACGCCGTGTTTGGTGCCGACTGGCAACTGGAATACACCGTCGGCAGCATTCAGACTGACATCGCCTTTTCCGAGGCGGTGCAGAACGAATGGATGCATGTTCTGAACGTTTCCGTCGACGCCACCAGCACGGGAACGGCCGCTGGCGGTTCTTCATCGGTCACGGTTTCTCACACAACCTCCGGCACGAATCGTCTGATGCTGGTGGGCATCAGTTTCGGTCGCGACGACGGAGAAACCGTCAGTTCAGTCACGTGGAACGGCACGAGCCTGACGCGAGTGGGTTTCGCTGAACACACCGATTCCGATCGTTCGCGAGTGGAAATCTGGTCTCTGGTCGCTCCGCAAACGGGTACTCACGACGTCATCGTCAACTTCAGCGGCTCCAGTCATGAAGGAGCCACCGTCGGCGTCATGACGTTTACCGACGTGGACCAGGTCAATCCGCTGGGCACGCTGGCTGCGGCACAGGGGCAGTCGACGTCGTCTTCGGTCACGGTTTCGTCGGCAGTCGGTGAGACCGTTTTCGGTATCGTCGCATTCGACGACACCAACAACCTGAATCTGGTGCCCACGAGCGGTCAGGACGAACGCTGGGATTTGTTCCGACAAACCGCGAACGGGGCAGGCGGAATCCAGACGGGAGCCGCATCGGTCACAAATTCCTGGTCGTCGGGAAGCAATACTCGCTGGGCGGCTGCTGGAGTGTCCATCCGGCCGTCATCGGTGATATTCGATGTCACGGGCGAATTTCTCGTCAACCAGACGACGTCGGATAATCAGGTCACATCAGCGGAAACTCGCGGAAGTCAGCAGGCTGTTTCCGCGGATTCGAACGGAAACTACGTCGTGGTGTGGTCGTCGAATCAGGCCACCGGCGCTGACGGGACGGGCTACGGAGTGCTCGCTCGTGTGTTTGACGCGCACGGCAATCCGCTGACGAACGAGTTTCAGGTGAACACCGCCACGACGGGCGATCAGGATTCGGCGCGAGTCGCGTTCGCGGACGACGGCACGTTCGTCGTCACCTGGACGACCGAAGCGGCCGGCAGCAAGGACATCCGCTTTCGTAAGTTCTCCGCGGACGGCACGGCACTCACCGCGGAATTGTCGGCGAATTCCACGACGACGGGGGCGCAGTGGAATTCCGTCATCGCAATGGATCGTGCGACCGGTGACTTTGTTCTGGCATGGCAGGGCGAGGGACCCGGCGACGCATCTTCGATCTTCTTCCGCAGGTTCAGCGCCAATGGTGCCGCGAAGGATGCGGCCGACAGAATCGCAACTCCCGCGGGCGTTGGTGCGGAGATCGATCCGGCCATCGCAATGCTGACCGGCGGCAAGTTTGTGATTGCCTGGGAACGATCCGACAACGATCACATCTACTTCCAGCGTTTTGCCGCAGATGGCTCGAAGCTTGGTGGCGAAACACAGATCGACAATGGTCTGGCGACCAGCACAGGACTCGCTGTCGCTGCAGACGCAAGTGGCGGTTTTACGTTTGTCTACCGCGAAGAAGTCATCCTGCCCGGTGTCTGGCGGCGCGGCTACAACGAAGACGGATCGCAGAACTACACCTGGGCACAGATTTCGCTCGGCGACGCATCCAGCGCATCGATCGCGATGGCGGCGGACGGGTCGTATGTCGTCACCTGGCAAAAGACCAGCGACGGGTTGGATGTCTTCGCACGCAAAGGCAACGCGGACGGCAGTTTCAACGGCGGCACATTTCAGGTGAACCAGACCAGCACGGGCGCTCAGTCGATGGCGTCCGTGGCGGTTTCCGACACTGACAATTTTGTCGTCGTCTGGAGCGGCAGCGGCACCGCTGACGCAGACGGGGTCTATGCCAGGCAGTTCGGGTCACCGGCAGTCACGGCAAATGACGACGACTATTCGACAACAGAAAACACGGTGCTGAACATTTCCGCGGCTGGAGTCCTGTCCAACGATACTCAGGGTCCGCCGCCGGTCGCGGGAAACACGCTGGGATACAACGCGGCGTCCGATACCAACGGCGACGATGTCTGGGACAACGGTACGGGAACCAGCGGCTTCGACTGGGACTTCAGCGGCGGCGGTGTCACCTACACGACGACGCCCACGACAACCAACAGCAACATCAGCGCGGCGTGGGTGTTTGACGGCACGGGCGGCGGGTTCACCGATGCGTTTGAATCCATCGCAGGAAATCCGACCGACGATCCCGCCAGCTTTGAAATCTGGTTCAATCCATCCGATCCGATTGGTCAGGAACTGATCTTTGAAACCGGCGGCAATGGCCAGGGAACATCGCTGTCTCTGAATGGAACGACGCTGGAACTGCTGGTCACGAAGGGCGCTGCGACCGCGCTGGCCACATATGATCTGACGACCGAGATTCTGGCCAACGAATTCATCCACGTGACGGGCGTGGTCGACAACGCGTCGGCCGTGCCGGACGTCTATCTGTACGTGAACGGCACGCTGGTCGATTCCGTGATGGATGTCGCGGGACTGACGTTCTGGGCGAACTTCGACGCCAGCGGACTCGGGAGCGTCAACGGGACCACAGGCACGAGCAACACGTCCAGCTTTCAGGGAGAAATCGCTGCCTTCCGGCTGTACGAATCGGCTCTGACGGCCACCGAAGTGCTGACCAACTTCCAGTCGGTGACACAGGCGGAAGGCAGCGTGCTGACCGCCACCGATCTGAACACCAGCGGCACCGTCGGCGCCGTGACGCTGAACTCCGACGGATCATTCACGTACACGCCGCAGATCGGGTTCTCCGGCGTCGACACGTTCCGCTACACCGCGGACAACGGAGGAAACAGTTCCACGGCAACGGTCACGATCACCGTCATCGACACAAATGACCCACCGCTGGCGGATGCCGGCGGACCGTATTCCATCAATGAAGGCACATCGCTGATTCTGGATGCCAGCGGTTCATCGGATCCGGACACCGATCCGCTGACGTACAAATGGGATCTCGACAACGACGGCGACTTCGACGAAGCCGGTGAACCGTCCGGAGTCGCTCCGACAGTGACATGGGCCACGCTGCAAAGCTTCGGGATCGCTGATAACGGTTCGTTCACGATCGGGCTGCAGGTCGACGACGGGCAGGGCGGAATCACCACCACGACGGCGACGCTGACAGTCGTCAACGTGGCTCCCGCGATCACCTCGTCAGCGACCGCCAGCGTTGTGGAAAACTCCACGACCGTGCAGACGGTCACGGCCACCGATCCGGTGGATTCCCTGACATTCAGTGTCACCGGCGGTGCCGATCAGACGCTATTTTCGATTCAAACGACATCCGGCCTGCTGACATTCAACGCGCCTCCCGACTTTGAAACACCGGGCGACGTCGGCGCAAATAATGTCTACGAGGTCCAGGTTAGCGTCAGCGACGGTGACGGCGGAATCACAACGCAGACCATCACTGTCACAGTCACGAACGCCAATGACAACACACCCGTTGTCGACGCGAGTCAGTCGTTCAGCGTCTCCGAAGCGGCCGTCAACGGGACGTCGCTGGGAACCGTCACGGCCAGCGATAACGAC encodes the following:
- a CDS encoding TolC family protein; this translates as MKLHVGGMGDGSNSLSCDSDSRPTARARLRDGLLTNMRQSSGVRALLAAGSVCLAATLVLLAVADDLRAVDDIGQAAGNASFIRLQPPQFGHAPPRAELQAPSFYSGKTAASVQRQPQRRDQTTGSGGVNVRTATFQNGTGSTASQPPIRATGHGFTGHGFTWNSPASTTLISPASDDPSIGAENFFSASSDPSQLAVLTTTSAVRGQSQQPTLQEPPPQFSPTYSGRYAPPLLHQRAISHPVAPSSVSSSAVEASSAPGPIRRQPASSQISYGHSVFTAGPGLSRFRATVESDAAMWISPYTQRADAAGDSAVTSVAIPTVPQVPATYSPWWDNAVRSGTGLTSSTLPVDMSMLLQDALLYSPQVLAIKAEPEVLYRVIGQEVANFDWSTFLSGVYSNLNDPVGNTLTLGPNGQTRLLDEKFNFAAGIRQKNLQGGEFSVAQKLGHETQNSQFFVPPHQATARLELSYRQPLLDGAGQAVNQSEIVLARIAANASEDDVVGSLQDHLLKVTETYWTLYRARAEFFQRQKLLQSAQRVLRTLEGRNQVDTVPRQILRAKAAVAQAQSRIQRSFARIRDAESQLRLLVNSPGMLNVGQTELLPLEAPGMVSDPSPLRESLQYALMNRPDISEAIRRMRAAGVRLGVSQNELLPQLDLIVTAYVADLAGFDELGTAYSNQFTDNRPGYTVGLEFEVPIGNRAARARYEQRQWELRRAINVYRATVEKSLTDVEIARREVATAFSEVQSRYQAMSAARDEAEYLQDRFDVLPMVEDSATLLLEDLLAAYERLADEESAFAQALADHAVALVRLKKEQGTLLRSRHSLPDVPESEQRWMDGRLQTVTDGETTILPAEE
- a CDS encoding DUF4347 domain-containing protein, encoding MTRTFRNLPGRCRLAVDQLLHALRSEPVCRIGDWGTGSVQILTLEHRILMSASPAAVVAADAIPAAGDAQVTDAAGMEEAVWSAEFGSFEQDAALPTDFDFAEETDAVRGVELVVIDPATEDYQQLVADLTTQTERVFEILILDPHSDGIAQITDAVSRLSDISAIHIVSHGEDGEILLGTSVLSRRTFDRYAAEILTWQNSLTSDADVLIYGCDLAASESGRELAAVLNSLTGADIAASDDDTGHAVFGADWQLEYTVGSIQTDIAFSEAVQNEWMHVLNVSVDATSTGTAAGGSSSVTVSHTTSGTNRLMLVGISFGRDDGETVSSVTWNGTSLTRVGFAEHTDSDRSRVEIWSLVAPQTGTHDVIVNFSGSSHEGATVGVMTFTDVDQVNPLGTLAAAQGQSTSSSVTVSSAVGETVFGIVAFDDTNNLNLVPTSGQDERWDLFRQTANGAGGIQTGAASVTNSWSSGSNTRWAAAGVSIRPSSVIFDVTGEFLVNQTTSDNQVTSAETRGSQQAVSADSNGNYVVVWSSNQATGADGTGYGVLARVFDAHGNPLTNEFQVNTATTGDQDSARVAFADDGTFVVTWTTEAAGSKDIRFRKFSADGTALTAELSANSTTTGAQWNSVIAMDRATGDFVLAWQGEGPGDASSIFFRRFSANGAAKDAADRIATPAGVGAEIDPAIAMLTGGKFVIAWERSDNDHIYFQRFAADGSKLGGETQIDNGLATSTGLAVAADASGGFTFVYREEVILPGVWRRGYNEDGSQNYTWAQISLGDASSASIAMAADGSYVVTWQKTSDGLDVFARKGNADGSFNGGTFQVNQTSTGAQSMASVAVSDTDNFVVVWSGSGTADADGVYARQFGSPAVTANDDDYSTTENTVLNISAAGVLSNDTQGPPPVAGNTLGYNAASDTNGDDVWDNGTGTSGFDWDFSGGGVTYTTTPTTTNSNISAAWVFDGTGGGFTDAFESIAGNPTDDPASFEIWFNPSDPIGQELIFETGGNGQGTSLSLNGTTLELLVTKGAATALATYDLTTEILANEFIHVTGVVDNASAVPDVYLYVNGTLVDSVMDVAGLTFWANFDASGLGSVNGTTGTSNTSSFQGEIAAFRLYESALTATEVLTNFQSVTQAEGSVLTATDLNTSGTVGAVTLNSDGSFTYTPQIGFSGVDTFRYTADNGGNSSTATVTITVIDTNDPPLADAGGPYSINEGTSLILDASGSSDPDTDPLTYKWDLDNDGDFDEAGEPSGVAPTVTWATLQSFGIADNGSFTIGLQVDDGQGGITTTTATLTVVNVAPAITSSATASVVENSTTVQTVTATDPVDSLTFSVTGGADQTLFSIQTTSGLLTFNAPPDFETPGDVGANNVYEVQVSVSDGDGGITTQTITVTVTNANDNTPVVDASQSFSVSEAAVNGTSLGTVTASDNDAGTTFSNWTITGGNTDGIFAINSSTGELTVLDNANLDFETTTSYTLSVSVSDGTHTSAAGTVSITVTPANDNVPVVDPSQSFSISEAAINGTSLGTVTASDNDAGTTFSNWTITDGNSDGIFAINSSTGELTVLNNANLDFETTTAYTLSVTVSDGTHTSTVETVNVTVTNANEDPVAVNDSYTVVEGGSISIGAISGVSANDTDPENNSLTAALLSGPAHATAFTLNPDGSFSYSHDGSETTSDTFTYEVSDGLGGTATATVTLTVTPGNDAPTTSGISDYNGAEDTAIPAFSVSTAFHDTDPGDVLHYSVSLPGGSTPLLQSLSVNANTGVVQISLAANQSGSVVIRATATDSGGLSVSSDFLVSISPVNDRPTVVSQTYAADDTGNLSVTAPGVLAGAADVEGQTLTAVLVAAPSHGTVTLSSTGQFTYTASAGFPGFDSFSFAASDGSLNSTAGTVTITATPTVGGTPPATGGSDSDSNTTTSDDGNNSDSAADSGDSTITYGGTSTETSGQNDDSSGDGYGSVRSSGSDDDSSPTSVPQQTEVTSIAIWSADDTEISATVDNRVASSSLSNVESTRAGRGELRQTDSILPDQSATTTAGLLYQQFSEHGTMWQSLDTLSDDVASDLNFENAVVGSVGVVSTGFAVGSLLWAVRGGVLLSGLLAQLPIWTLFDPLLVIDGVARDDESGDSIHDIVDKQQRAVNLKSASAGGPATEYSSDPDVADATPDAENGSLT